In the genome of Candoia aspera isolate rCanAsp1 chromosome 1, rCanAsp1.hap2, whole genome shotgun sequence, one region contains:
- the LOC134487327 gene encoding olfactory receptor 5AR1-like, with the protein MDGNNCTMVDEFILLGFTDQLELQIILFVVFLLVYIIILVGNTGLIVIRRTDSHLQTPMYFFLSNLSFLDMCYSSIIIPKLLVDFLSDRKTILYSRCMTQLYFYAVSATTECYLIAAMAYDRYIAVCNPLLYTVIMSRRLCVWLVLGSYAFGFLNATIQTSFTLKVSFDGSNIINHFFCDWPPLIKLACSDIHVNQILVFVVVGFNEVTTTCIILLSYGCIFCTILRIQTTEGKRKAFSTCTAHLTTVSLFYGALLFMYLRPSSSFSLEQDKIVSVLYTVAIPLLNPLIYSLRNKEVKVAIVKARERLRMSK; encoded by the coding sequence ATGGATGGCAACAACTGCACTATGGTGGATGAATTCATCCTTCTGGGCTTTACAGATCAGTTAGAACTCCAGATCATCCTATTCGTAGTCTTCCTTCTGGTTTACATTATCATCCTGGTGGGAAATACTGGACTTATTGTAATACGAAGGACTGATTCTCATCTTCAGAcaccaatgtacttcttcctcagcAATTTGTCCTTCCTCGACATGTGCTATTCCTCCATCATTATCCCCAAGCTTTTAGTGGACTTCTTATCAGATAGGAAAACAATTTTGTATTCTAGGTGTATGACccagttgtatttttatgctgtttCCGCAACTACAGAATGTTATCTCATAGCTGCTATGGCATATGATCGCTATATAGCTGTCTGTAATCCCTTGCTCTATACTGTCATCATGTCTCGTAGACTATGTGTTTGGCTGGTATTGGGGTCCTATGCGTTTGGATTTCTCAATGCAACTATACAGACAAGTTTTACCTTAAAAGTGTCATTCGATGGCTCCAATATCAtcaaccatttcttctgtgacTGGCCACCTTTAATCAAGTTGGCCTGCTCTGATATTCATGTCAATCAAATCCtcgtttttgttgttgttggattTAATGAGGTTACCACCACATGCATAATCCTCCTCTCTTACGGGTGCATCTTCTGTACCATCCTCAGGATACAGACCACAGAGGGCAAGCGCAAGGCTTTCTCCACTTGCACGGCACATCTGACTACCGTTAGTTTGTTCTATGGAGCCCTTCTCTTTATGTATTTGCGGCCCAGCTCCAGCTTCTCCCTGGAGCAAGATAAAATTGTTTCCGTGCTATACACTGTGGCAATACCCTTGCTCAATCCTTTGATATATAGCCTCAGGAACAAAGAGGTGAAAGTTGCCATAGTGAAAGCAAGGGAAAGACTCAGAATGTCAAAATAA